From one Aquicella siphonis genomic stretch:
- a CDS encoding nuclear transport factor 2 family protein gives MNSNFLNEFCRDWLAAWTGNNPEKLISFYAPDIFYKDPAVAKGIRGCEALLAYLKKLLAKNPDWVWQPLEILPTEPGFVLKWQAEIPANGHVITVEGLDIVELREQKISRNEVYFDRSLLLHPTQVNPSSAK, from the coding sequence TTGAATTCCAACTTTTTGAATGAATTTTGCCGAGACTGGCTGGCCGCCTGGACCGGAAACAATCCTGAGAAATTAATCAGCTTTTATGCTCCGGATATTTTTTATAAAGATCCCGCTGTTGCCAAAGGCATACGCGGCTGTGAAGCACTTTTGGCCTATCTCAAAAAACTGCTCGCCAAAAATCCGGACTGGGTATGGCAGCCTCTCGAAATCCTCCCCACAGAACCAGGCTTTGTTTTAAAATGGCAAGCAGAGATTCCGGCAAACGGGCATGTCATTACAGTCGAAGGTTTGGATATCGTCGAACTCAGGGAACAGAAAATCAGCCGTAATGAAGTGTATTTCGATAGAAGCCTGTTATTACACCCGACGCAGGTAAATCCTTCTTCCGCAAAATGA
- the bamE gene encoding outer membrane protein assembly factor BamE domain-containing protein: protein MRLCFATVLFIVSMNAFAIFCPSNFSQVRPGDTIDQVLELCGKPDSQNSYNKTASLSEEWSYYVKSDANDKTTSKMTVVFSSDKVININVVVPRALEQGLIAAPNGKHAPVVGVIINDGQTPQNVASTRVCGSLISIGDSVQQVESACGKPAAVRQNQPPGAPADATIITELKYGGTTPATLLFENGILIDRV from the coding sequence ATGAGACTATGTTTCGCGACAGTCTTGTTCATTGTTTCCATGAATGCTTTTGCCATATTTTGTCCATCCAATTTCAGCCAGGTTCGCCCAGGCGATACTATCGATCAAGTGTTGGAGTTGTGCGGCAAACCCGATTCACAAAACAGTTATAATAAAACAGCCAGTCTGTCTGAAGAATGGAGTTACTATGTCAAATCTGATGCGAATGACAAGACTACTTCCAAAATGACGGTGGTGTTTTCCAGCGATAAAGTCATCAATATCAATGTCGTTGTGCCGCGTGCGCTTGAACAAGGACTCATTGCCGCACCCAATGGAAAGCATGCACCAGTGGTGGGCGTCATTATTAATGATGGTCAGACACCCCAAAACGTCGCTTCCACCAGGGTCTGCGGATCATTGATCAGTATAGGCGACAGCGTGCAACAGGTTGAGAGCGCTTGCGGAAAACCCGCGGCTGTCAGGCAAAACCAACCGCCAGGCGCGCCAGCTGATGCCACCATTATTACCGAATTAAAATATGGCGGCACTACACCTGCCACCCTGCTTTTTGAAAACGGCATATTGATAGACAGAGTATAA
- a CDS encoding DUF1328 domain-containing protein — MLGWAIMFLIVALIAGLLGFGGIAAVSIELAKIIFIVFLIFFFVSFILFITGASLASLSMLSWVLTFLILAIIAGVLGFTGVAAAATMIAKVLFFVFGALFIFSLVMRLFGQRLP; from the coding sequence ATGCTAGGCTGGGCCATCATGTTTCTGATCGTGGCGCTGATAGCGGGGCTGCTGGGATTTGGCGGGATAGCGGCTGTTTCCATAGAATTGGCAAAAATCATTTTCATCGTGTTTCTCATTTTTTTCTTCGTGTCCTTTATCTTGTTTATCACCGGCGCCAGCCTCGCCAGTTTATCCATGCTGTCCTGGGTTCTGACATTCCTGATACTCGCGATCATCGCGGGCGTATTAGGTTTTACAGGTGTCGCGGCAGCGGCGACCATGATTGCCAAAGTTCTTTTCTTCGTATTTGGCGCATTGTTCATATTTTCCCTGGTCATGCGCTTGTTCGGACAAAGACTGCCTTAG
- a CDS encoding endonuclease/exonuclease/phosphatase family protein: MRSSNRGSDSRRHPLFPTLAEAGKNPMAVYSDHLLILAYADFGPDKLPLNLLSLNILGPGTPMSGFHKQGGWENESDAMSRYGRIVKGLAEARAKHHADVIVLQEATAKLIVPFLKSRLPAAWRIVADERSGLITCFNGERLKVENPDDAKLDEKRRIRSLRFKDVNDDKYVAVHNVWGIYDPFPHEMEADFRRLLEQDEHAVIIGDTNSRIAPLDSEPRNIATNIIPILINRSDRIPDDVQRPDFPDGGFCRGPDGVIHQLATRILDYENSEIVEDKRSADELQPWPEYRMVLCLDDHYRSQKLIDGKSIFEYQDYLNEMFNEDVMVRMASDSFNRKAVGIRFPQNSSFYKFIVNHLQQSPGFQHRQIAEANDSGRAFPVIFMPVEQVELLHKTLHLYRKTPLAAQHKQQLFKPSSEDGAEKSAAKNHDTSGNPKLV; this comes from the coding sequence ATTTCGGCCCTGACAAATTACCGCTCAATCTCTTATCGCTGAATATTCTGGGCCCTGGCACACCCATGAGCGGATTCCATAAACAGGGAGGATGGGAAAATGAAAGCGACGCCATGTCCCGATATGGAAGAATTGTCAAAGGACTGGCGGAAGCCCGGGCAAAGCATCACGCCGATGTGATTGTCCTGCAGGAAGCCACAGCCAAACTCATTGTTCCATTTTTAAAGTCAAGACTGCCCGCCGCCTGGAGAATTGTCGCTGACGAAAGATCGGGGCTGATTACCTGCTTTAATGGCGAAAGACTCAAAGTGGAAAATCCGGATGACGCGAAACTGGATGAAAAAAGAAGAATCCGTTCGCTGCGTTTCAAGGATGTTAACGACGATAAATATGTTGCCGTACACAATGTGTGGGGCATCTATGATCCTTTCCCGCATGAAATGGAAGCGGATTTTCGAAGATTGCTGGAACAGGATGAACATGCTGTCATCATTGGCGATACCAATTCACGCATTGCGCCTCTCGATAGCGAACCAAGAAATATCGCCACGAATATCATACCCATTCTGATTAATCGCAGCGACAGGATACCCGATGACGTGCAAAGACCGGATTTTCCAGACGGGGGCTTTTGCCGCGGTCCGGATGGTGTGATTCATCAGCTTGCCACGCGAATTCTCGATTACGAAAACAGTGAAATTGTGGAAGATAAACGCAGCGCTGATGAACTGCAGCCCTGGCCTGAATACAGAATGGTCTTGTGCCTGGATGATCATTACCGCAGCCAAAAGCTCATAGACGGAAAAAGCATCTTTGAATACCAGGACTATTTAAATGAAATGTTTAATGAGGATGTCATGGTCAGAATGGCATCGGACAGTTTCAACCGCAAGGCGGTCGGCATCCGCTTCCCGCAAAATTCGAGTTTTTATAAATTCATAGTCAACCACCTGCAGCAATCGCCAGGATTCCAGCATAGACAGATTGCCGAAGCAAACGACAGCGGCAGGGCGTTTCCAGTGATTTTCATGCCCGTGGAACAGGTCGAGTTGCTGCACAAGACCCTCCATCTCTACCGCAAAACACCTTTGGCAGCGCAGCATAAACAACAATTATTCAAACCATCGTCAGAGGATGGCGCGGAAAAAAGCGCGGCTAAAAATCACGACACCAGCGGCAACCCCAAGCTTGTGTAA
- a CDS encoding M4 family metallopeptidase, with the protein MNKHAASAAIVLLCCTASVYAANPVDLRNQSLSVIQSMVKSPAALCADTDPSQLKQLSSGADFNGTNHIRVQQTYQGYPVWNGDAVIHVPHGGSETLMTLARSRRAAETSMNGVIYQGLKEDLANTPAYVFNDTQAQKVLSHIIGTYLAQDHAERVISNQKAELMVYLDEKNKAHWAYQVSFFAQPRSGTPAKPTFVVDAASMEIYQQWNDLKTQTEARLDDVKGGGVGGNGRIGKISYDGLAGHYPTLDFQRDSNTKICYLQNAEVKVVDSRNDKTPQFACDKPDAQHGNLYWNTLNDEANGGYSPNNDAVYSRKIVDEMYQSWFGVPILVKDGKPMQVQMFVHDPYQGQNAYWEDGKMVFGEGDSESYPVVAPSVVAHELSHGFTEQHSRLVYSGQSGGLNESFSDMADKAVEYFVYGQNNWQIDPELLKDGGRLLRWMDDPTQDCYGKKPGNNCSIGNMRDYNRNLNVHFSSGIFNRAFTLIASKWNTKKAFEVMTQANMHYWTSNTSFADAACGVISAAKDYGYDKDTILYAMKEVGVDTSRCA; encoded by the coding sequence ATGAATAAACACGCTGCCTCCGCGGCGATAGTGTTATTGTGCTGCACTGCTTCAGTTTATGCCGCTAACCCTGTCGATCTCAGAAACCAATCCCTATCTGTAATCCAGTCCATGGTCAAATCACCGGCTGCTCTTTGCGCTGACACTGACCCGTCTCAGCTTAAGCAGCTGTCCAGCGGCGCGGATTTTAACGGCACAAACCATATTCGCGTGCAACAGACATATCAGGGATACCCCGTCTGGAATGGCGATGCTGTTATTCATGTCCCTCATGGCGGAAGCGAAACCTTGATGACTTTGGCGCGCTCACGCAGAGCGGCTGAAACCAGCATGAATGGCGTGATTTATCAGGGATTGAAGGAAGATCTGGCCAATACTCCTGCTTATGTTTTCAATGACACGCAGGCGCAAAAGGTTTTGAGCCATATTATCGGGACTTATCTGGCGCAAGACCACGCCGAGAGAGTAATAAGCAATCAGAAAGCAGAATTGATGGTGTATCTGGATGAGAAAAACAAGGCGCATTGGGCGTATCAAGTGAGTTTTTTCGCGCAGCCCCGGTCCGGGACACCGGCCAAACCGACATTTGTCGTCGATGCGGCGTCTATGGAAATTTATCAGCAATGGAATGATCTGAAAACACAGACGGAAGCAAGACTGGACGATGTGAAGGGCGGCGGTGTGGGAGGCAACGGGCGTATAGGTAAAATCAGTTATGACGGACTGGCTGGTCATTATCCGACGCTGGATTTTCAGCGTGACAGCAATACAAAAATCTGCTATTTGCAAAATGCCGAGGTTAAGGTCGTTGATTCACGCAATGATAAAACTCCCCAATTCGCCTGTGACAAGCCCGATGCGCAGCATGGCAATCTATACTGGAATACCCTGAATGATGAAGCCAATGGGGGATATTCGCCAAATAATGATGCTGTATACAGCCGGAAAATTGTCGATGAGATGTATCAAAGCTGGTTTGGGGTGCCCATTCTTGTCAAAGATGGCAAGCCCATGCAAGTGCAAATGTTTGTGCACGACCCATATCAGGGACAGAATGCCTATTGGGAAGACGGCAAGATGGTGTTTGGCGAAGGCGATTCCGAATCCTATCCCGTCGTTGCTCCCAGCGTCGTGGCGCATGAGCTAAGCCACGGTTTCACCGAGCAGCATTCCAGGCTGGTATATTCGGGCCAGTCCGGCGGATTAAATGAATCTTTCTCCGATATGGCAGACAAGGCGGTTGAGTATTTTGTTTATGGCCAAAACAATTGGCAGATAGATCCAGAGCTGCTGAAAGACGGCGGCCGCCTGCTGCGCTGGATGGATGATCCAACGCAGGATTGTTACGGGAAAAAGCCTGGAAACAATTGTTCAATTGGCAATATGAGAGATTATAACCGTAACCTCAATGTACACTTCAGCAGCGGCATATTTAATCGGGCGTTCACACTTATCGCGTCGAAGTGGAACACAAAAAAGGCTTTTGAAGTAATGACACAGGCGAACATGCATTATTGGACCAGTAACACCAGTTTTGCCGATGCCGCTTGTGGTGTGATCAGCGCTGCAAAAGATTATGGCTATGACAAAGATACAATTTTGTACGCCATGAAGGAAGTGGGTGTTGATACCAGCCGTTGCGCTTGA
- a CDS encoding ATP-binding cassette domain-containing protein, with the protein MSNEKALEEWQEAVQVIAEALKSVKEDTKNKGYDYAVIGSGAYVLHGVKFEDPNDNPADIDITTTSPRATRNAIMALQESGEISVKEDPKSSLAVSKFHITFKNGKSYEFEFTHAEDFGFNSASLATKNNVQVTSLMETLLSIYLRPEHRIKDLIAFRDLIKNNADVLQAQLSSSQQLNPSFKAAVNTMLAIFADPVKASDPQLVDGTVAKILPRLGVKKAHNMEPKVSVTSQTLFAHQARTMPSAPPRISDRPTATRAPTSSMTPEQRQQRRLERLKEAEKKLKEREQEHEPPKGYRT; encoded by the coding sequence ATGAGTAATGAAAAAGCGCTTGAGGAGTGGCAGGAAGCAGTGCAAGTCATTGCCGAAGCATTGAAAAGCGTCAAGGAGGATACCAAAAACAAAGGCTATGACTATGCGGTGATTGGCAGCGGTGCATATGTATTGCATGGTGTCAAATTTGAAGATCCTAATGACAACCCTGCGGATATTGACATTACCACAACGAGTCCCAGGGCCACACGCAATGCTATTATGGCTTTGCAAGAATCGGGCGAGATCAGTGTCAAGGAAGATCCTAAAAGTTCATTGGCTGTGAGTAAATTCCATATAACATTCAAGAATGGGAAATCCTATGAGTTTGAATTCACTCACGCAGAGGATTTTGGATTCAATTCAGCCTCGCTGGCGACCAAAAATAATGTGCAAGTGACTTCGCTGATGGAAACTCTCTTGTCAATTTATCTGCGGCCGGAACACAGAATCAAGGATCTCATCGCTTTTAGGGATTTAATCAAGAATAACGCAGATGTGCTGCAGGCTCAGTTAAGTTCGTCACAACAATTGAACCCGTCTTTCAAGGCGGCCGTCAATACCATGCTGGCGATTTTTGCAGATCCGGTCAAAGCAAGTGATCCGCAGTTGGTGGACGGGACTGTAGCCAAGATATTGCCGCGGCTGGGCGTGAAAAAGGCGCATAATATGGAACCCAAAGTCTCCGTGACTTCACAAACTCTTTTCGCGCATCAAGCGAGGACTATGCCTTCTGCGCCGCCGCGAATTTCAGACCGTCCGACTGCGACCCGAGCGCCGACATCATCCATGACGCCCGAGCAGCGGCAGCAACGGCGGCTGGAGAGACTGAAGGAGGCTGAAAAAAAGCTGAAGGAGCGTGAACAGGAACATGAACCGCCAAAGGGTTATCGCACCTGA